The sequence GTGAGCAAGGTCCATCCCGGGGCCCTGGTCGGCCTGCGGTTGATCTGTGCCCCGCCCAATCGCTCGCCCCTCTGCGTGATCCTCTGCTCGGAATCGGGAGGCTGCATGCGCCTTGAGGCCGGTGGTGTCGCCTCGATGGAACTGGCCGAGGATGTCGTTCCTCTGCCCAATGAAAGCGAGGAGATGGAAATGGCGCGCTTGCTGGGGGGGGGCCATGACAGCACCAACCCGCTGATGGCTGCGGCCGTCGCCCTAGCTGCCAAGCTGCTGCCCAGTTAGGAAGCCCCATGCCCTGCCTGATTGCCGCTCCTGCCAGCGGCAGCGGCAAGACCCTGGTGAGCCTCGCCCTCGCCGCCCTGGCGCGCCGCCGCGGCCTCAGCCTGCAGACCTTCAAGGTGGGGCCGGACTACCTGGACCCCCAACTGTTGTCCCTGGCCAGTGGCCGGGCGTGCCGGAACCTCGACGCCTTGCTCTGTGGAGGCCCCTGGCTGCAGCAAACCTTCCAGCGTCATGGCAGTCAAAGCGACCTCTGCCTCGTCGAGGGGGTGATGGGGCTCTTCGATGGCAAGGGGCCCTCAAGCGAGGGCAGCTCGGCCCACGTGGCCTCAATGCTGCAACTGCCCGTTGTGCTGGTGGTGGAGGCCAGCAGGCAAGCAGGATCCTTGGCCGCTTTGGTGCGGGGCTTCCGGGACCACGACCCGAGCTTGACCATCGCTGGGGTGGTCCTCAACGGGGTGGGGAGTCCCCGCCACGAGGCGTTGCTGCGGGAGGCCCTGGCCTCGATTGCCATGCCAGTTCTCGGGGCCCTGCCAAGGCACACCAGCCTGGAGCTGCCCTCCAGGCACCTGGGGCTCCTGCCGGCCCATGAACTCGAGGATGTCCAGAAGCGCCTGGAGGCCTGGGCGGAGCTGGCCCAAAACCATCTCGATCTCGAACGGCTCTGGCCGCTACTGAACGCGCCTGCCCCAGGCGATCCAACACCAGCAACACCGGCTCGAGCAGGCACCCCCGTCAAGGTTGCTCTGGCCAGCGACGCCGCCTTTCACTTCCGCTACCCCGAGGCGATCGAGCTGCTGGAGCAGAACGGATTGGTCGTCGAGACCTGGTCGCCGTTAGCCGATGAACCTCTACCACCGGATTGCCATGGCGTCATCCTCCCCGGGGGCTATCCAGAACTGCATGCGAAAACCCTGAGCAGCAGCAGCCGGAGCCTCGCGGCCCTGCAGCAGGCACGGGATGCAGGTCTCCCGATCTACGCCGAATGCGGTGGCTTGTTGCTGCTCGGTAGCGACCTGGAGGATCAACAGGGCGTCCAGCACAGGATGGCGGGGCTACTGCCCTTTCAAGCCCGGCGAGGAAGCCTGAGCCTGGGCTATCGCCAAGCCTCCCCCCGTTGCGATGGCTTGGTGGTTCGCCAGGGCGAGACGCTCTGGGGCCACGAGTTTCACCGTTGGCAACTCGATCGTGACAACCCAAGGGAGACCAGCCTCTGGGATCTGGAGGGCTGGGGCAGTCCGTCGCGCAGCGAAGGCTGGGGTGATGGCCAGCTCCATGCCAGCTGGCTACACCTGCATTGGGGCGGCTGCCCGGCGATCCCAGAGCGCTTTGCCGCCGCCGCCCGCCGAGCCTCACCCCTGGTCGCTGATTAACGATGGCCTCTCTGCACCTTTGGCTGCTGCGCCACGGCGCCACCGAATGGGCTATCAATGGACGCCATACCGGCAGCACCGATCTGCCCCTGTTGCCCCAAGGCGAAACGGAAGCACGCGCACTCGCACCGATCCTGGCCAAGCAGACCTTTGCCGCTGTGTTGAGCAGCCCGCTGCAACGGGCCAGACGCACCTGCGAGCTAGCCGGGCTGAGCCATCAGGCGCAGATCGAACCGGATCTAAAGGAATGGGATTACGGCGACTATGAAGGGCTGACCACCCCCGAAATCCGAGTCCATGTCCCCGGATGGACTGTCTTCAGCCACCCCTGTCCCGGTGGCGAGAGCAGCGATCAGGTGCAGCAGCGCTGCGAACGGGTGATTGAACGCGCCAGCCAGTACGCCAGCAGCGCCCAAGCAGAGAGCTGCAATGTGGCGCTCTTCGCCCATGGCCACATCCTGCGCAGCCTTGCAGGCTGCTGGCTGGGCCAAGGCCCCGCCGGAGGAGCCCAGCTGGTCCTTGGGACAGGCAGCTTCTGCGTCCTGGGGTACGAAAGGCAAAAGCGAGCCCTGATCCACTGGAATGCTCCGGTGCTGCTGGCCTGAAGACCGCTGTAGCCGAAAGCCCAAACCCGTGCCACCTTGAAGACATCAAGCCTTCGCATGGGGGTGGATGAATCAGGAGGACAGCTCAAGCCGTCGGTCAGGTCCACCGGGCTGGCTGATCGCCGATACGCGGCCCCTCAACCGAGGGAACCGCACCGCGAAAGTGCGGCAGTGGGTGCGCCAGGAACAACGTCACCCCAGCCAGAGCGCACTGCGCATCGAGCGCTGGCAGCTGCAGGTCCGCGGACGCGTCCAGGGCGTCGGCTTCCGTGAGAGCTGTAGCCGCAAGGCCAAGGACCTCGACCTCAGCGGATGGGTGAGGAATTGCCCCGATGGGTCGGTGGAGGTGCAAGCCGAGGGTCAGCCCTATCAACTCACCGAGTTACGCCTCTGGTGCGAGCGGGGACCCAGGGGTGCCGAGGTGCTGAGCGTGAGCCAAAGCCAACTCACTCCACTCAAGGAAGACTGGTTCGAAATTCGCCGCTAGCGCCGGCCGATGACCAACGGGACCCTCTGGGCCGAATTACTGGCCTATGGCAGTGGGATCGCCCTCAGCCCTCTCCATATCGGCCTGCTGCTCCTGCTGCTGCTGGGACCCAACCCGCTGCGGCGCGGGGGGCTTTTGGTGCTGGGCTGGATGCTCACCGTGACCGCCCTCGTGGTGCTCATGCTGACCGTGGGTCATGGCCTCCTGCTCACGATGGAGAAAGGCACCAGCCATAGAACAGGCCTGGATTTACTTGCAGCAGGGGCCTTATTGGCCCTCGGTCTCAAGGAGTTACTGGAGAGCAAGGAGGAGGGTTCTGAGGCCCCCGGCTGGACCCGGCAGCTCGATCGCTTCTGCGCCATGCCCTTGCCCCTGCTGCTGGGGGTGAGCTCCGCTCTAGAGGTGATTAGCCCCGACGACCTCTTCCTCTTTGCCAAGACCGCCTCGGCCCTGTTGGCCTCAGGCCTAACCCGCTTGCAAGAGACGCTGTACACCGGCGCCTTCACCCTGGCCTGCAGCACCGCACTGCTGCTGCCATTCCTGGCGGTGCTGATTGGCCGCGAGCAGGTGCTCCCCCTGCTGGAGCGGGTCAAGACCCTGCTGTTCAACAAAGGGGATCTGCTGGTGGGCGGACTGAGTTTGGTTCTGGCGGGATACCTCGGCTGGCAGGGTATCGAAGGACTGCAGCTCAGCTAGCGGGCTTCAGCCAACGGCTCCAGCGCTCGCGATCCTGGGCCGCTCCGGTGCTCCCCAGACGGTTGTCGGCACTCAGCCAAACCGCCTGGGAGGCGCGACTGACCGCCACGTAAACCAACTGGCGCCGCAGGGTGTCATCACTGGGCCAGAAGACGTCACCGGCGACAAAGACCTCCCCAAAGGTGCTGCCCTGGCTGCGGTGCACCGTCAGCACCGCAGCGGGCCCCAGGGACGCAAAGGCATCGCGCACGAGGAAGTAGCGACGCCAGAGGCTGCGGCCCTGCTGCTTTCCTGCCTCCCGGGCCTGGAGGCGCAGGGAGCGGAGCACGCCATCAAGGATTTGACGGCCCGCGCTACCCACTGGCGGCAGCAGGCGCAGGGTCAGCCTGGTTTCACCGGCCTCCACCTCGGCATTGAGGGTGTCGATGACGGCTGGGGTTAAACCATCGCCGACGCCGACCCCAAAGTCCGCCAGATCGCAACGCTCAGGAGTGACATCGCGGACCACCAATTCGCGGTTGGAGCCCAGCAGCATGTCGGGCTCCTCCGCGGCCTCTTCCCCAGCCCGGCAGGCCGGTGCCATCACCGCCGAGCGGGTCATCAACACCTCACCAGGGAGCACGGGAAGTTGATCGGCCATCTCGCCATGGATGGCACGCCGTGCCAGCGGGACCAACTGCTCGAGGGCGCGGTTGGTGTAGCAGAGGATCCTGGCGTGATCAGGGTTATCGAGCTCCGCCCCCCGCTTGAGAGCGACCTGGGCTGCCTCCAGCCACTGGGAACGGGGCAAAACCGCCACTTGACCCTGGAGATCTCGAACCAGGCCTAGGGCTGGCGGCTGACGGCAAGGAAGATCACCGCTGCGCAATCCAGTGGCGAGCTGCAAGACCGGTCCTTGATGGCGCACCACCTCGCTCAAGCTGGCCTGGACGGAGCGGCCCATCGAAAACACGGGGCTCTCTGGTTCCCCCACGGGGGGGAGCTGGGCTGGATCCCCAACAAACACCAAACGGGTCTTGAAGGGGTGGGCGCAGCGCAGGGCAATCTCAAGCAGCGCGCTATCGACCATCGACGCCTCATCGATCAGCACCAAGGAGAGGTTCTCGAGGGATCCAGCGGTCTGCTCGGTTTCCTCGCAACGCTCCAGATCCCCTTGGCGTTTGAGCTTCAGCCGCAGCAAGCGATGGATCGTGCTCGGATACCAAGTGGGCTGAAGGTCGGCCCAGGAGAGCTGCTGACGCAAGACGCCGACCGCTTTGTGGGTCGGCGCCACCACGGTCCAGCACCAGTCCCTCTGCTCCACCAAAGCGAGCAGGTGACAGGAGAGGAAGGTCTTCCCCGTTCCGGCAAAGCCACTGAGGACAAACGGAGTGCCGTCGTAAGGAGCCTTGAGCCAACGCTCAAAGGCCTCGGCCGCCGCGGTCTGGCCTCTGGTCAGCCCCTGGCCTGATCCCTCAGCCAATCGCCATTAAGCCCCAGTGGTGGGCCAGCGTTAAGGGAGAGCCCACCAGCACCAGCCCAGGCAGGGAGACCAGGGGGCCCATCAGGCTGCCGATCAGCACCTCCAAGGGGGTGTGACCAAGCTTTTCCTTCAACGGGGGCAGCGCCTCAGTGGAATCACTCAAGGCATTCACCCGAGCTGCGGTTAAGCCCGCGGAGTAGCGGACATGGGACGCGTCGTAGAGGACCACGAAGCACATCGTTGCCGCCAGGGCGAACAGTCCGGAATCAAACCCCTGCTGCCAGCCCAGCCCAGCGGCTGTACCGGTGAGCAACGCTGAATGGCTCGAGGGCATTCCCCCGGTCTCCACCAACACCTTGGGGTTCCAGCGGCGATGGACCACCAGCTCAATCAATAATTTGGAGAACTGGGCTGTGCCGCAGGCCGCCAGTCCCCACCAGAGGGCCCCGTTATCCAACAGAGCCACCAAGGGAGCGCTCATCGATCCCGGCTGGTGATGTAGTCCGCCAGGGCCAGCAAGGGGGCAGCCGATCCGTTGCGATTGAACGGCTCCAGCGCTTGCTTGGCTTCCGCCACCAACGCATCAGCCCGCTGGCGCGACTCCTCCAGGCCCAGAAGTTTTGGATACGTGGTCTTATCTGCAGTCAGGTCTTTGCCAGCGGTCTTACCCAGCACCTCACTGCTGGCGGTGACATCAAGGATGTCATCAATGATTTGGAAGGCCAGGCCGATCCCGCGGGCATAGGTGGTCAGGGCCGCCAGGAGTTCGTCGGAGGCGCCGGCAATCAAGGCACCGGTCAGCACGCAGGAGCGCAGCAGCGCTCCGGTTTTGTGCAGATGGATGTACTCAAGGGTCTCAAGGTCAACGTCCTTGCCTTCGCATTCCAGATCCACCACCTGGCCGCCCACCAGTCCCGGGGCACCGGAGGCCAACGACAGCTCTCCAACCACCTTGAGCAACTGCTCAGCGGGCACGCCAGGGCTGCGCAGAGCCACCATCTCGAAGGCCCGAGTCAGCAGGGCATCACCGGCAAGGATGGCGTTGGCCTCGCCATAGACCTTGTGGTTTGTGGGCCGCCCGCGTCGCAGGTCGTCGTTGTCCATGGCCGGCAGGTCGTCATGGATCAGCGACATGGTGTGGATCATCTCCAGGGCCACCGCTGTCGGCATCGCCAAGGCCGTATCACCGCCGGCAAGCTCACAGGCCGCCAGGCAGAGGATCGGACGGAGGCGCTTCCCCCCGGCCAGGAGTGAATAACGCATGGCTTCCCGGAGGCTCTCGGGCCGCTCAGGTCCTAGGGAACCATCGAGGGCTTGTTCCACCTGCTTCCGGGATCTCTCCAGGTAGGAGGCGAAATCAAAGTGGCCAGGCTCCCCCGTGGAGGTGCTGTCAGTCGTCGTCACCGCCGCGCTCATGGGAGATCAGGGCCCAGGGCCATCGCTCGGGCGGATTCTCTCAGGCCGCGCCCCGCTATGGGAGCAAATCAGCCAAGGGCTGATCCAAACCGCAGCGTTGACACCAGCTCGCGACGGTGTTGACCAGCAACAGGGTCACGGTCATCGGACCGACGCCGCCGGGCACCGGACTGATGGCGCTGGCGATCGGCTCCACCTCTTCAAAGCGCACATCGCCACACAACTTGGCCTTCGCACCCGGCTCACTGGGCAAGCGGTGAATGCCGACATCAACGACGACGGCACCGGGTTTGACGTGTTCCGCGCCAATCATCCGAGGACGACCCGCAGCCACCACCAAGACATCGGCCTGGCGCGTGAGTTCCGCCAAGTCCTGGGTGCGGGAATGGCCAATGCTCACCGTGGCGTTGGCGGCCTGCAGCATCAGGGCCATGGGCTGGCCCACCAGGATGCTGCGGCCCACCACCACGGCCCGCTTGCCGGCCAGCTCCACACCAGTGGCCGCCAACAGAGCCATGACGCCAGCAGGGGTGCAGCTGCGGGGTCCGGGTTCCCCTTTAAGCAGTCGCCCCAGGTTCATGGTGTGCAGCCCATCGGCATCCTTCTCTGGATCGATCGCAGCCAACAGCGGCCGTTCATCCAACCCCTCCGGGAGGGGGAGCTGCAGCAGGATTCCATCGACGGCGGGATCGGCATTGAGGCGTTGGATGGTGCTCAACACCTCCGCTGCGGGGGTGCCTGCGGGCAGATGGGCGCCCAGGTTGGTGATACCAATGCGGCTGCAGGCCTTCTCTTTATTGGCGACATAGACACCGCTCGCCGGGTCATCCCCCACCCGAAGCACCGCCAAGCCCGGGGGACGGCCCGCCTGGGCGATGCGCTCGGTGACCACCCGCTCAAGGCGCTCCTCCAACGCAGCAGCCAACTGACGACCGTCGAGACGCTGAGCCATGGCGAGGGGCAGGCAATCTCCTCTCAGCATGCAACGGCAGGGCTAGCGTGGGGATCTGTCATGCCCTCGCCGTGACTCGCCTGAGCACCGTGCACCAGCTCTGGCAACGGCTCCAGCGGCTCTGGAAGCAACTGTTGCGGCTGGAGATGCCGCGTCAGGTCCTCACCCCTTGGAAGCGTGGCGCCAGCGCGGGGGTTGTTCTGATGGCCCTCGTGGTGGCGCTGGTCTCCAGTTGGCCCTGGTTGGTGGAGCCGAGCCTGCGGCCGGGAATCCCCGCACCGTTCACGGCCAAGGCGCCAAAAGCGGCCACGGTGGTCGACTCCGAGGCCCTGGAGCAACGCCGCTCCCAGCTGGGACTACGGACCTACGTCCAGGTGGTGGATGAGCGGCAAAGCCGGGAGCTCCAGGCTCGGTTGGATCGCCAACTCGAGGCCATCAGCCGCCTGGCTCAGAGTGACCAGGAGCAGTTGGCTCCCATCGATATCCTCCCGGCGGAGCGCGCTTGGCTGAAGCGTTCGAGTCGTCGTCAGCTGCTGCGCTGGGAAGAGAAGCTGCGCCAAGCCCAATCCCGGATGTTGCGCCAAGGGGTGGTGGGCAACGTGGCACGCCAGCAGCTGGTGAAAGCAGCCCGCCATCAACTGGAGGGCATGCCCGAGCCGGAGCTAGGCCTGGGGGCACGCCTCATGGCCAATTCGCTGCAAGGGCGCACCAACCTCCGCATTGATGCGGCCCTGAGCCAACGGATGTTGGAGGATCTCCTGACCCAGCAGGGGATCCCCACGATCCAAGTGAGCAAAGGGGACCTGATCGCCCGGCAGGGAGAGCCGATCAGCCAACAGGGCTATGCGGTGCTCGATTACTTCGGGCTGGTGAACCGTCGACCCCTGATTGGCGCCTGGTTGCTTCACTTCGCAGAAGCCTTGGCCGCCTCCAGCGTGATGGTGCTGCTGATCCGCAACCGCCGGGTCAGCCTGGAGCCCCGTCAGGCCCTGCTTGCCCTAGGCCTGCTGGCTCTGGTCCAAGGCCTCAAGCTCTGGCTCGGCGCTGCCGCCAGCCCCCTGGCGCTGTTGGTTCCACCCACGCTGCTGCTGGCCCAGGGACTGGGGACTACCGCCGGACTGGCCTGGCTGGCGATGGCCAGCCTGCTCTGGCCGCTCCCCCTGTCTCCATTCTTTGACCAACGGATCTTGATCGCAGCGGCCGTGGCCGCGATCACCGCCGTCCTGGCGGATCGCCAACGCAACCGCGCTCAGCTTCTGCAACTCGCGCTGCTGGTGC is a genomic window of Synechococcus sp. A10-1-5-1 containing:
- a CDS encoding cobyrinate a,c-diamide synthase produces the protein MPCLIAAPASGSGKTLVSLALAALARRRGLSLQTFKVGPDYLDPQLLSLASGRACRNLDALLCGGPWLQQTFQRHGSQSDLCLVEGVMGLFDGKGPSSEGSSAHVASMLQLPVVLVVEASRQAGSLAALVRGFRDHDPSLTIAGVVLNGVGSPRHEALLREALASIAMPVLGALPRHTSLELPSRHLGLLPAHELEDVQKRLEAWAELAQNHLDLERLWPLLNAPAPGDPTPATPARAGTPVKVALASDAAFHFRYPEAIELLEQNGLVVETWSPLADEPLPPDCHGVILPGGYPELHAKTLSSSSRSLAALQQARDAGLPIYAECGGLLLLGSDLEDQQGVQHRMAGLLPFQARRGSLSLGYRQASPRCDGLVVRQGETLWGHEFHRWQLDRDNPRETSLWDLEGWGSPSRSEGWGDGQLHASWLHLHWGGCPAIPERFAAAARRASPLVAD
- a CDS encoding histidine phosphatase family protein → MASLHLWLLRHGATEWAINGRHTGSTDLPLLPQGETEARALAPILAKQTFAAVLSSPLQRARRTCELAGLSHQAQIEPDLKEWDYGDYEGLTTPEIRVHVPGWTVFSHPCPGGESSDQVQQRCERVIERASQYASSAQAESCNVALFAHGHILRSLAGCWLGQGPAGGAQLVLGTGSFCVLGYERQKRALIHWNAPVLLA
- a CDS encoding acylphosphatase yields the protein MNQEDSSSRRSGPPGWLIADTRPLNRGNRTAKVRQWVRQEQRHPSQSALRIERWQLQVRGRVQGVGFRESCSRKAKDLDLSGWVRNCPDGSVEVQAEGQPYQLTELRLWCERGPRGAEVLSVSQSQLTPLKEDWFEIRR
- a CDS encoding GAP family protein translates to MTNGTLWAELLAYGSGIALSPLHIGLLLLLLLGPNPLRRGGLLVLGWMLTVTALVVLMLTVGHGLLLTMEKGTSHRTGLDLLAAGALLALGLKELLESKEEGSEAPGWTRQLDRFCAMPLPLLLGVSSALEVISPDDLFLFAKTASALLASGLTRLQETLYTGAFTLACSTALLLPFLAVLIGREQVLPLLERVKTLLFNKGDLLVGGLSLVLAGYLGWQGIEGLQLS
- a CDS encoding ATP-dependent RecD-like DNA helicase; translation: MAEGSGQGLTRGQTAAAEAFERWLKAPYDGTPFVLSGFAGTGKTFLSCHLLALVEQRDWCWTVVAPTHKAVGVLRQQLSWADLQPTWYPSTIHRLLRLKLKRQGDLERCEETEQTAGSLENLSLVLIDEASMVDSALLEIALRCAHPFKTRLVFVGDPAQLPPVGEPESPVFSMGRSVQASLSEVVRHQGPVLQLATGLRSGDLPCRQPPALGLVRDLQGQVAVLPRSQWLEAAQVALKRGAELDNPDHARILCYTNRALEQLVPLARRAIHGEMADQLPVLPGEVLMTRSAVMAPACRAGEEAAEEPDMLLGSNRELVVRDVTPERCDLADFGVGVGDGLTPAVIDTLNAEVEAGETRLTLRLLPPVGSAGRQILDGVLRSLRLQAREAGKQQGRSLWRRYFLVRDAFASLGPAAVLTVHRSQGSTFGEVFVAGDVFWPSDDTLRRQLVYVAVSRASQAVWLSADNRLGSTGAAQDRERWSRWLKPAS
- a CDS encoding divergent PAP2 family protein; this translates as MSAPLVALLDNGALWWGLAACGTAQFSKLLIELVVHRRWNPKVLVETGGMPSSHSALLTGTAAGLGWQQGFDSGLFALAATMCFVVLYDASHVRYSAGLTAARVNALSDSTEALPPLKEKLGHTPLEVLIGSLMGPLVSLPGLVLVGSPLTLAHHWGLMAIG
- the crtE gene encoding geranylgeranyl diphosphate synthase CrtE, with the protein product MSAAVTTTDSTSTGEPGHFDFASYLERSRKQVEQALDGSLGPERPESLREAMRYSLLAGGKRLRPILCLAACELAGGDTALAMPTAVALEMIHTMSLIHDDLPAMDNDDLRRGRPTNHKVYGEANAILAGDALLTRAFEMVALRSPGVPAEQLLKVVGELSLASGAPGLVGGQVVDLECEGKDVDLETLEYIHLHKTGALLRSCVLTGALIAGASDELLAALTTYARGIGLAFQIIDDILDVTASSEVLGKTAGKDLTADKTTYPKLLGLEESRQRADALVAEAKQALEPFNRNGSAAPLLALADYITSRDR
- the folD gene encoding bifunctional methylenetetrahydrofolate dehydrogenase/methenyltetrahydrofolate cyclohydrolase FolD, whose protein sequence is MAQRLDGRQLAAALEERLERVVTERIAQAGRPPGLAVLRVGDDPASGVYVANKEKACSRIGITNLGAHLPAGTPAAEVLSTIQRLNADPAVDGILLQLPLPEGLDERPLLAAIDPEKDADGLHTMNLGRLLKGEPGPRSCTPAGVMALLAATGVELAGKRAVVVGRSILVGQPMALMLQAANATVSIGHSRTQDLAELTRQADVLVVAAGRPRMIGAEHVKPGAVVVDVGIHRLPSEPGAKAKLCGDVRFEEVEPIASAISPVPGGVGPMTVTLLLVNTVASWCQRCGLDQPLADLLP
- a CDS encoding HDIG domain-containing metalloprotein — protein: MPRQVLTPWKRGASAGVVLMALVVALVSSWPWLVEPSLRPGIPAPFTAKAPKAATVVDSEALEQRRSQLGLRTYVQVVDERQSRELQARLDRQLEAISRLAQSDQEQLAPIDILPAERAWLKRSSRRQLLRWEEKLRQAQSRMLRQGVVGNVARQQLVKAARHQLEGMPEPELGLGARLMANSLQGRTNLRIDAALSQRMLEDLLTQQGIPTIQVSKGDLIARQGEPISQQGYAVLDYFGLVNRRPLIGAWLLHFAEALAASSVMVLLIRNRRVSLEPRQALLALGLLALVQGLKLWLGAAASPLALLVPPTLLLAQGLGTTAGLAWLAMASLLWPLPLSPFFDQRILIAAAVAAITAVLADRQRNRAQLLQLALLVPLGALLAEWLLLQLELFRGVREGGLPIGSDLTGEALVLGGLLLGVILIGPMVESFFDLLTRSRLMELADLERPLLRRLSCEAPGTFEHTLMICGLAEEGARSIGADIDLTRTGALYHDVGKLHGPQWFIENQEGGDNPHDQLDDPQLSAGILQAHVDEGLKLAKRYRLPKPLADFIPEHQGTLKMGYFLHEARRRDPNTREEDFRYRGPTPRSRETAVLMMADGCEAALRSLPPDTSEAQARDVVRSIIEARWRDGQLTGSGLTPAELELLVRAFVRVWRRMRHRRIPYPIPARKSFSA